CAGCACGTCCAGCCGTTCCTCGCGCTGCGACCCGCCAATGATCTCGCCGATCCCCGGCGCGAGCACGTCCATGGCCGCAACCGTGCGGCCATCCTCGTTCTCGCGCATGTAGAACGACTTGATCTCCTTGGGATAGTTCATCACCACGATCGGCCGGCCCACGTGCTCCTCCGTCAGCCACCGCTCGTGCTCGGTCGCCAGGTCCACGCCCCACTTGACCGGGAACTCGAACTTCTTTTTGGCGCCCTCCAGATGGCGGATTGCGTCGGTGTACTCCATCCGCTCGAAGCTGGTGCTGACGAACGACTCCAGCCGCTGCAGCACCCCCTTCTGCACCCGCTCCTCGAAGAACGCCATGTCGTCGGCGCGCTCGTTCAGCAGGTCGGTGAACACGGACTTCAGCATCGCCTCGGCCAGGTCCGCGTCCTCGTGCAGGTCGGCGAAGGCGATCTCCGGCTCCACCATCCAGAATTCCGCAAGGTGGCGGCTGGTGTTGCTCTTTTCCGCGCGGAAGGTGGGCCCGAAGGTGTACACGTTGGAGAGCGCCATGGCGTACGCCTCCACGTTCAGCTGGCCGGAAACGGTAAGGTGCGCGGCGCGGCCAAAGAAGTCCTGCTCAAAGTCGATGGCGCCGTTTTCCGTCCGCGGCAGGTTGGCCAGGTCCAGCGTGCTCACGCGGAACATCTCGCCCGCGCCCTCGGCGTCGCTGGTGGTGATGATGGGCGTGTGCACCCAGAAGAAGCCACGCTGGTCAAAAAAGCGGTGCACCGCCATGGACAGCGTGTGGCGCACGCGCGCCACCGCCCCGAAGGTGTTGGTGCGCGGGCGAAGGTGCGCCACCCCGCGCAGAAACTCCATGGAGTGCTGCTTGGGCTGAATGGGATACGTTTCCGGATCCTCAACCCAGCCCAGCACTTCCACCGAGTCCGCGCGGATCTCGAACGGCTGCGGGCGGTCCGGCGTGGCGATCACCTCGCCGCGCACCGAGACCGAACAGCCGGTGGTGAGGCGCTGCACCTCGCCGGCGTAGTTCGGCAGTTCGTTCGACGCCACCACCTGGATGGGCGCAAAGCAGGAGCCGTCGTGCACGTGGATGAACGACAGCCCGGCCTTGGAGTCGCGCCGGGTGCGGACCCAGCCTTTTACGGTCACCGGCTGGCCGGCCGCGAGGGCGCCGGCCAGGACCTGCGAGATGGAGGTGCGGCTCATATCGATCGACGGTCTCTGGATGATGTGCTGCGGCCGTTGCGGACAGCGCCGGATGCGCGGCTCGCGGCGATTCCTATCCACCAGGACCGCCGCGATCCGCAGGTAGGGAATGTATACCTGTACCCGCCGCCGCGCGACCGCCGGGCATCATCCATCAAACAAAGCGGGCCGTGCCTCCCGAAAGAGGCCCGGCCCGTCATCCTAATCCCTCACACGCCACGGTGCGGCGATCGGAATGCAGGAACGTGCGTGGCGGCAAACGCGAGCCGGGCTGGCTTCCCCGTGGGGAGCCGGCCCGTCGTGCGCAGGTCAGGCGGGCGGATTGATGCCGCAGCCGCTCAGGCAGCCGGTGCAGGGCCACACGGCCTCGCGGGTCACCTTGTCGCTGATCTCAAAAGTCGCGACGTCCAGATCGGAGATGTTGAGCGTCTTCATGGTCGTTCTCCCGTGTTGGCGATGAACCGTGCGCGAAACGTTCGTTCCGCGCCCTTCCCGTCAGTAACAGAGCTCGCTGAAATCCGGGGCGATGATGCCGCAGGTGCTGTCGCAGCCCGTGCAGTACATCGGCGTCTGGGCGACCAGGGCCGCCTGGGGCTCCGTGGTGAACGACTCCACGTCGAGCCCTTCAATCTCCAGCTTCTTCATCTGATCCTCTCCAGAAGACGTGTCTCCGAGATCTGGGCGCCTCTGCACCCGGAGCAGAAACGTAACGGAGCAGCTTCTATTCTGCAATCCTTGTCGTAAACATACCCCTCGTGGACGCACTCATCCATAGATCCAGCGATATCCCCTCACGAACATCGATGCAACCGAGCGCCCGAACGTACAATGGATGGCGGGAATCAGACGCGTGCGCATCTCGGTGAACCGGTTCGGCGGATCAGACGCGGAAAGCCCCACGGCCACGCCGTGAGGCTTTCCTCTGCATGCGGTGTCCAGTCGCACGGGCGCGGTCAGGCGACGGCCATTTCGCGCGGGGCGGCGGGGACGCGGTACGCTTCCGGCGCGGACGGGCAGAGCGGCGCCAGGGTGCAGCGCTCGCAGAACGCGCGGCGGGCGGTGCACACCGCGCGGCCGTGGTCGATGATGCGGTGCGTAAAGATCACGCGGTCGTCCCGGTCCAGCAGCTTGAGCAGGTCCTGCTCGATCGGCTCCGGATCCTCCTCGCGCGTCAGCCCCAGCCGCGCCGCGATCCGCTTGACGTGCGTGTCCACCACCACGCCCTCCGCCATCCCGAACCCGACACCGAGCACCACGTTCGCCGTCTTGCGCCCTACGCCGGGAAGCTGGGTGAGCGCCGCGAGGTCGGCCGGGACCTGGCCGCCGTGCCGCTCCTGCAGCGCGCGCCCCAGCCCGATGAGCGACTTCGCCTTGTTGCGAAAGAAGTTGAGCGACTTCAGGTGCTCTTCCATCTCGTCCTGCGACGCCGCCGCGTAGTCCGCCGCCGTGCGGAAGCGGGCGAACAGCGCGGGGGTGGCGCGGTTCACCGCCGCGTCGGTGCACTGCGCGGAAAGGACGGTCGCCACCACGAGCTGCAGCATGTCCTGGTAATCCAGCGAGCACCGGCTGTCGGGGTACAGCGCCGCCAACTCGGTCAGGATGGACGATGTGCGCTCACGGCGCGCTTTTCTGCTTTCTCTCGGCAAACCAGTTCTCCAGGCGGTCCAGCTCCCACGTGTTCAGCACTTGCGGCGCGGTGATCCACGCCTTGCGCGCCACGTTCACTCCAAACAGTACGTTGCCCAGCGCGCCGGTAGAGTGCGCGTCGGGGTTGATGGGGATCAGTACGCCCTTTTCCGCCGCGTAACGCGCATTTCGCCAGTCCACGTCCAGCCGGTTGGGATCGGCGTTGATCTCCACGCACACGCCGTTCGCCGCCGCCGCGTCGATCACGGCCCGCACATCCACCGCGTAGCCGTCGCGGCGCAGCAGCAGGCGGCCGGTGGCGTGGCCCAGCATGGTGATTCGCGGATGGGAGACGGCGCGGATCAGCCGGTCCGTCATCTCCCGCTCCGGCATCTGAAAACCGGAGTGGACGGAGCCCACGATGTAGTCGAAGCCGGCGAGCACGTCGTCGTCGTAATCCAGCCGGCCGTCGGCGAGGATGTCGGCCTCCACGCCCTTGAACAGGCGGAACCGCTTCTTGCCCCGGCCGCCGTGCTCCGCGTTCCACGCGTCGATCTCGCGGTGCTGCTTGCGGACCGCCGCGGGGGAAAGGCCGCCCGCGTACGCGGCGAACTGCGAGTGGTCCGCGATCCCCAGGTACGACCAGCCGCGCTCGCGCGCCGCGTCCGCCATTTCGTCCACCGTGGCGCGGCCGTCGGAGTAGGTGGTGTGGCAGTGAAAGGTGCCGCGCAGGTCGCCCGGCTCGATCAGAACCGGAAGCGTTCCCGCCGCGGCCGCCTCGATCTCGCCCCATCCCTCGCGCAGTTCGGGCGGGATCCACGCCAGATCCAGCGCCCTGTACACCGCCTCCTCGTCCGGGGTCGGCACGGATTTCTTTCCATCGAACAACCCTTCCCCGTCCAGCCGCAGCCCCATCCCCGCCGCGCGTTCCGTCAGTTGCGCGAGATGTTCGGCGCTCCCCGTCTCCCGTACCAGCGCGGCGCCGAAGCGCGCGGGCGTCACGCACACGAGGCGCGCGAGAAGGCCATCCGCCAGGCGCACCTCGGCGGGCGCGTCCGCGGCGGAGGCATCGGGGGATTCGGTGCCCTGGATGGCGCGAAAGGCGGCGAGCACGGCGGCCGGATCGTCGGCGGCCGCGACCAAGTCGAGCGCGTCCACCACCTCCAGCCGCCGGCGGATCTGCCCCGCCGCGCGCACCTGCACCACGCCGGGGAGGCCCTCGATCAACTCCAGCAGCCCCGCCGCGGACTCCACCGCCTGGTAGTAGCGGCGGCGCCCCCGCAGCGAGCGCGCAAAGGCGACGCCCTCCAGGATCTTCTGCTCTGTCTTGGCGCCGAACCCCGCCACCTTGGCGATGCGCCCGGCGGACGCGGCCGCCTCCAGCGCGTCCAGGCTGTCGATGCCCAGGTCGGCGTACAGGGTGCGGATGCGCTTGGCGCCCAGGCCCTTGATCCGCATCATGTCGTACAGGCCGACGGGCGTCTTGGCGCGAAGCTCCTCCAGCATGGCGGACGTGCCGTTGGCCAGGAGTTCCTCCAGCACCGACGCGATCCCCTCGCCCACGTTGGGCAGCGTGCGCAGGCGGCCCTCCGCGGCGAGAGAGGCGAGGTCGGCGGCGGAGGTTTCCAGCGAGCGCGCGGCGGTGGAGAAGGCCTTGGCGCGGAACGGATTGCCGCCCACCACCTCCAGCAGCATCGCGATTTCCGCCAGCACCGCGCCGGCTTCGCGCGCCGTCATGCCGCGGAGCCTCCGCCGAAGCGCACGCGCAGAAAATCCATTCGCGACACCGGCGCGACGCCATCGTCCGCGGGGAGGTCGGCGGCGGGCTCAGGACTGACATCCGCCGCGTTCTCGCCGATGTACCACGCAGCGAGCGCGATCAGCTTGAGCGCTTCGCTGGTGGTGAGGATGGAGTACAGGCCGGCCATGTCGCCGCCGGGGAGCACGTTCTCAAAGTCGCGCCCTTCCTCGCGCCCCGGTTCGGCCCACACGGCGGGGATTCCGGCGCCGACCTCCGCGTCGAACGGAATGACGCTGAAGCCCGGACGGTTGCGGTGGATGCCCAGCACCATCAGCCCCTGCAGGTGGGCGAACGGTACGCCGCGCGCGTCCGCCTGCTGGGCGACGGTCACGAAGAAGCCGTCCACCGGCTCCGGCGGCAGTTCCGGCGTGATGCTGGCCCAGAACAGGTTGGCGGGAAGCTGCAGGTAGAACGCCGGCGCGGGGACGGCAAAGGTCCACGCGTCCAGCCGCGGCGACGATTCCACCAGGTAGCGGGCCACCGGCGCGTCCAGCACGTACGTCCGCCGCCCGGCGCTCCAGAAATTGAAGGCGTGGTAGAAGAGCGCGCGGTACTCCTCCAGCATCTCCGGCGGGGCGTCTTCGGGGATGATGTCGCGCACCGCGTCGCCCGCCTGGCCGATGAAGGTGAAGCGCTCCCGCTGAGCCGCGTCCTCGCCGCGCTCCTTGGCTTCGGCTTCGATGGCGGGAAAGACGCGCGATTCAAAGTCGCCTTCCAGAAACGCCAGTTCGTACGGCGTCAGCCGCGCCGGGTCCGGGGCCCGGTCACCCACCTGCTTCATTCCATCCGCCACGCGCGCGCTCCCTCTGTGTCCACTTCCGCGAATCCGCTGATGGATGCAACTTACCGTTCCCCGCCGCCGCCCCGCCAGCAACGGCGATCATTGCGGAGATGCGGGACAAACGTGAAACCCCGCCATCCTCCGGAGAGAACGACGGGGTTTCTACCTCGACAACACCGCTCGCAGCCCGCAGGCTCCCGCGCGAACGGTGCCGAACCCGAGGAATTACCCGGCAAAGATACAGCGATGCCCTTCTGAGATCAACGTCGATCCGCGCTCGGTCCTTGGCGCATCCGAAGTCGAGGAAGCGCGGGGTTGTCTCGCGAGCGATCAGTCCGGGCGGTCGCCCGCGGGGCCGCGGCGTACCCAGTCGCCTTCCGCGAGCGTCCACTCGGCGACGATGGGCTCCTCGCGGCGGAAAAGGGTGCGCAGCTGCTCCCAGAAGCCGATCCGCCGCACCAGGACCACGGTGACATCTCCCGGCGTCTCGCCGAATCCCTCCAGGTACAGAAAGCAGACGTCGCCCAGATCGTCCGGCACTGGAACGCCGATCCGCTCGCCGTCGATGATCACCTCGATGTCCTGCTCCGGACTCACCCGGCGCTCATCGACGATCATCTCCACGAATACGTCGTCATCCACCTCCCACACGCCCTCCCCCGCCGGCTCGCCGCCGCGGTAGAAGAACGGGTCGAACGACAGCCCGTCGCGCCGCTTGAAGTTCTCGTCCGACGCGTCATCGTAGTCCTCCAGCGCGTCCTCGCCCGCGGCGGATTCGCGGTGGTGGCGGATTTCGTGGGTCAGCGTCTCCCACAGCTCGCCCTGCCAGTCGAAATCCTCATCCTGTTCCGCCAGCGCGCGGAACGATCCATAGAAGAGGCGCACTTCGGAGCGCGTCGGCTCCGGCACGCCGTCCTCGTAGTCCAGCTCGCCCGTGGCGCACTCGCCCATCGTGTAGACGTCGGGCAGTTCCGGATGCAGCACCGTGCGCCCGGACACCCGCACGGTCTCCACCCCGCCGCGGAACTCGGGCGGAATGGTGGCGAACAGCCTGTGCGCCTCGCTCTCGAACTCCTCAAACGTCATCGGCGGCGAACTCGTCAGGGTGCATCGGGCGGGAAGTGGATGATCGCATCAACCTACTCGCGCCACTGCGAGACGTGCACGACCCTCCATCGAACGACATCCACATCTCCTGATCGCGATCAGGACGGGCCGGAAGGTTCGGACAGCGGCGGCCGGACCTTCTCCTCTGGCGCCACAGGGGGACGCGCACGATGGACCACGGTGCGCCGCGCGGCCAGAAACAGGCCGAGCACGATCCCCAGCCCCCACGACCACGGATCATCCCACAGCACCAGCTTGAACCACGTCGCGGAGCCGGCAAGGACGAGCATGAGCAGCGCGTAGGGCAGCGACCGCGTGGTGAACGCGCTGTACGTGTAGAACACCATGTGCCCGGACCATGGCACCGCGGGCGACAGGAGCCGCAGCGCAGCGGCGATCACCGCCGCCGCGTCCACCGCCAGCGCGCCGCGGGAGTGCGGGCCCGGCTCCCGCAGCCGCAGCCGTGCCCAGATGAAAAAAGCGAAAAAGAACGGCCCCGTGTACAGGGCCAGAAAGCGGCGCGCCGGCCAGCTGTCCGCCCCCAGCGCGGCGGCGGCGGTCAGCAGCGGCACGACTACGGCGGAGGCGAGCAGGGTGCCGTCAAGCCGGGCCCGCTGCGTGGCGGAATAGGTGGTCACGACGGATGAGTGGCGGGGATGAAGCGAGGGCGCGGCCCGGAACCCGGACCGCGCCCTCGCTCGCAGCGGATGCGCGACGGACCTAGTCCAGCTCGTCGACGCTCTGGATGATGCGGCTGACGAGGCCGTAGTCCACCGCTTCTTCGGCGCTGAGCCAGAAGTTGCGGTGGGTGTCCTTTTCAATGCGCTCCAGCGTCTGCCCCGTCTCGCGCATGAAGATGCGGTTGATGCGGCCGCGCATGCGGATGATTTCGTTGGCTTCGATGGCGATGTCCGCCGCCGTGCCGCCCGCGCCGCCCGCCGGCTGGTGCAGCAGAAAGCGCGTGTTGGGCAGGCAGAAGCGCTCCTCGCGCGGCGACGCCACGAAGATGAGCGCGCCGGCGCTGGCCACCCACCCGGTGCCGATCATGCGCACCTTGGGCTTGATGAAGCGGATCACGTCGTGGATGGTGTCGCCCGACTCCACGTGCCCGCCCTGCGAGTTGACGAACATGTTGATGGGCTTTTCGCTTTCGGCCGACATGGCCAGCAGCTGCCCGATGATGTTGCTTACCAGCTGCTGGTCGATGCCGCCGCTGATGATGAGCGTGCGCGACTTGAACAGCCGCTCGCGGATTCCCTCCGTCAGCGCGTTGGGCCGTTCCGAAGGAGCTTCCTGCTCCGGCGTGCCCTCGTCCTGATCGTCGTCCTGATTCCTCATCCCGGATCCCCGTAACGTTTGGCGTGTCGCGGACGCGCGTCCCCGCGCGGGCATGGTAGCGGTCCCGCGTGCGCGGCGAAAGGGCGGGCGCGCGGTTCCGCCGCGCGTTACGGCGCGGCGGGAAGCAGGCGCGTCACCCACAGTCCCGAGTGCAGGTCCGTCGCGAAAACCAGACCGTTGTGCGCCATGGCCGCCCAGGTGACGGAGAGTTCGGGCACGGCGGAGGCCGCATCGCGGGTGGGCAGCACCGCCAGTTCCGGGTCGCGCAGCCGTCCGGAAAGGGGAACCGAGACGTCCAGCGCGCGCAGGCCGCCGTTGTTGGTGGCCACGTACAGGCGGTCGCCCTCGGCCCAGAAGCGGCTGATTCCCCGCCCCGGCACCTCGTACCACGCCACCTCGCGCGGCGCCTCTACCCGCGTCACGTCGAACACGTGCAGCCGCCCGCCGATCTCCATGGGCCGGCGCGGGTCCGCCCCCGGCGGCACGATGGCATCGCCCACGAACGCGAGGCGCCGCCCGTCCGCCGTGGTGTAGGCGAACACTGCGTTGGTGTTGCCGTACCGCTGGCGGTTGTACTGCGTGGTGTAGCGCGTCTGCGAAACCAGGCGCGGGCGGTTGGGCGTGCCGCTCCGCACGCCGTTGCCCACGTCCAGGATCACGAATCCGTCGTTCCAGTACGCCAGGTAGGCCAGCCCGTCGCGCACCTGCACGTCGGCCAGAAAGCGGCTGGATGCATCGATGTTGGGCCCCAGCGGCGGCGCCCACCGCCCCACCACCCGTGCGTCGCGCGGATTGCTCACGTCCAGCACGGCCATTTCGCCCGTGGCCAGGTCCGACGCGTACAGCCGGTCGCCGTCCAGCCATACGGACTCCACGCCGCCGCCCAGCGACTCCCAGAAGTGCCCCGCGGGCCGGGGGTGCGCGGGGTCGGCCAGGTCCAGAAACACCACGCCGTTGCGCCGGGTGGTGCCGCCGCGCCGGGCCAGCGCCGCGAGGGTCCCTGCCTGGTTCACCGCCACGTCGCTGATGGCGCCCGCGTCCACCATCACCGAATCCGTCAGCACGGGCGCGGCGGGATTGCTCACGTCCCAGATGAAGAGTGTGCTGCCCACGCACTGCGCGCAGCCGCCGTTGGTGCCGGTGTACACGTAGTCGCGCCCGTCCACGCCGCGGAACGCCCACAGTTCCGTGCTGCGCATGCGCGGCACCGGCCCCCGCCCCACCACCTCGAAGCGCGCCGGGTAGTTCGCCGGATCGGCGGATTCCACCACGGTGACGCTCCCCGTGCTTTCGCGCGGGCGGCGCTGCGCCTCTGCGGCGGACGCGGCCAGCAGCGCCGCGGCGGCGCACGGCAGAAATCGGGCAGGAATTCGCATCGGTCGGCCGGGGTGCGGAGGAGAGGAACACGAGGAGGATCGCGCGGCAGTTTGTACGTACCGCCGCCGCGTACCGGATGCAACGATCAGGCGCGCATTTCCTTGACGGCCCACGGTCAGGGTTTCACGCGGAGGACGCGGAGGTTTCAACAGAGAGGAACGCGGAGGAACAGCAGGGACGATCGTCGGCATCCCAGCGGTTCCCCCCGCGTTCCCCCGCTCCCTCCGCGTCCCCCGCGTGAAACGGTGTTCCTCGCTTTCAGCCGGATGAAAAGGCAGAACGGCGGCCCGCACGCGCGAGCCGCCGTTCATCCATCAACAAAAAGCCGGATCAGGCCAGGCGCTCGGCGAGGAACGCGGGGATCTGGTCCTGGGCGATGCGCGACTGCTCCATGGTGTCGCGGTCGCGAATGGTGACGGTGCCCTGCTCCATCGTTTCGCCATCCACCGTGATGCAGAACGGCGTGCCGGCCTCGTCCTGGCGGCGGTATCGGCGGCCGATGGCGCCGGCTTCGTCGTAGAAGCTGGGAATGCCGCGGCGGCGCAGATCCTCGTGAATCTGCGTGGCGCGATCGGGCATGCCGTCCTTCTTGACCAGCGGAAACACGCCGCACTTGAGCGGGGCCAGCGACGGCTTGATGCTCAGCACCACGCGCGTTTCGCCATCCACCACGTCCTCGCGGTACGCGTTGGCCAGCACGGCCAGCGTGGCGCGGTCGGCGCCCACGGAGGTTTCGATGATGTACGGGATGTAGCGCTCGCCCGCCGCGGGATCGATGTACTCCAGGCGCTTGCCCGAGTACTCCTGGTGGCGCTTGAGGTCGAAGTCGGTGCGGTTGTGGATGCCTTCGATCTCGCCCCACCCGCCGTCGCCGATGGTGCCGCCGAAGTAGAACTCCACGTCGCCCGCGGCGCTGGCGTAGTGCGCCAGCTTCTCGTGCGGATGGTAGCGCAGGCGGTCCGGCGACAGGCCCAGCACGTCGGTGTGCCACTTGAAGCGGGCCTCGCGCCACTGCTCAAAGAACGCCTCGTCGGAGCCCGGCTTGACGAAGAACTGCATCTCCATCTGCTCGAACTCGCGCGTGCGGAACGTAAAGTTCCCGGGCGTGATCTCGTTGCGGAACGCCTTGCCGATCTGCGCGATGCCGAACGGAATCTTCTGCCGCGCGCTCTGCTGCACGTTCAGAAAGTTCACGTAGATGCCCTGCGCGGTTTCCGGACGCAGGTACACGACGTTGGCGGAGTCCTCGGCGGGCCCCATGAACGTCTTGAACATCAGGTTGAAGGAGCGCGGCTCCGTCCACTCTCCCGTCTTGCCGCAGCTGGGGCAGCGCGCGGCTTCCATCTCCGCGGCGCCGGTTTCGGCCAGCAGGATGTCTACGCGAAAGCGGCGGTGGCAGTTGCGGCACTCCACCAGCGGGTCGGTAAAGTTCTCCACGTGGCCGCTGGCCTCCCACACCTTGGGGTGCATGAGGATGGCGGCATCAAGACCTTCGATGTCGTCGCGCTCGTGCACCATGGCGCGCCACCACGCGTCCTTTACGTTGCGCTTGAGCTCCACGCCCAGCGGGCCGTAGTCCCACACGGAACCGGTGCCGCCGTAGATCTCGGACGATTGAAAGACGTATCCCCGACGCTTGGAGAGGGAGACGAGCTTTTCCATCAGGTCGTTGTCCGCCATGCCTTGCTTTGCCGATTCCGCGAAATGGGAGGCGCCCGTGTGGGCACCGTCTGGATCTGGGTTCAGGAGCGGGGATGATAACCGGCGGCGGGCGGCGCCGCAATTCACGCGGCGTGCGGGTTTTGCGGGCGGACATTGCCAAGAGGTAGGACAAAAACCGGCGTCGCGGGCATGGGGAGGCCTCGGTCCGCAGGGCCGCGGAGCGCCGGCCCGCCGCCGCGCGTCAGTCGGGAAAGATCCGCGAGATGATGGTGAAGATGTGGTCGACGCGTGTTTCGTTCAGTCGCACCAGCCGGATGTTCGCGCTGAGCGCCGAGGCGGGCTCGGGCTGAATGTCACCCTGCGCGGCGGACGTCACGGCGCCGTGCAGCAGCGACCAGGCGATCCCCATGAACTCGCGCCCCGTCATGCCCACCCGCGCCAGTTCCGCTCCCAGCGTGGGATACGACTCCAGAATCCGTCCGGCGGAATCCAGCGAAACCGTCGCCTTGGGCACCTGGGGAACCTTGAACGCGCCGGGATTCCGCCTGAACACGCTGTCCAGCCGCACCGCGAGGGTTTCCATCCGCAGCAGATCGGCTTCGGTGAGCCACACGTCCTCAATGGGCTCGGCGTCCAGGTCAAGGTGAATCTGCGCGGCGGCGGGCACCGCCAGGAACGCGGCGAACAGCGCGGCGGCAACCGTCCTGACCAGCCTGGAGATGAGCATCACAATCCAAGGAAAAGGGGATGATGATCGACGGAGGATCGAACCGGAGCGGCCGGGCGGATCACCATCCACCCGGCCGCTTCGTTGCCTTCGATCAACCGAGTTCGATCCGCCGGCCGATGCCGATCGCGTCCAGAAACGCCGCGTCGTGGCTGACGACGAGCAGCGCGCCATCGTAGCCGCGGATGACGGATTCCAGCGCCTCGAGACTGTCGAGATCAAGGTGGTTGGTCGGCTCGTCCAGCACCAGCAGGCGCGGCGGATGCCACCCGTTGAGCGCGCACGCCAGCGCCGCGCGCAGCCGCTGCCCGCCGCTCAGCGATCCCGCGGGTTGATGGACGGCCTCGCCCTCGAACAGGAAGCGGGCCAGCGCGTGCCGGGCCGCCGTCTCGTCCACGTCCGGATTCGTGGCACGGTAGTTCTGCAGCACGCTCTCCCCGTCCCGCAGCCGCTGCGTGTGCTGGTCAAAGAACGCGACCTCGGTGGATGGCAGACCGAGCCGCACCGTTCCCCTCTCCGGCCGCAGTTCGCCGGTCATGAGCCGCAGCAGCGTCGTCTTGCCTCCACCGTTGCGCCCGACGATGGCGATGCGCTCGCTCCCCGTAATCCGAAGCGAGACGCCGTCGATCACGGCCGTTTCCGCGCCGGGATGGCGGTACGTGACCTGATCCACATCCACCACGATCTTGCCGGCGGGGACGGCGGCGGAGGGCAGATCGAGCGCCAGTCGCGCCTGCTCGTCCACGCGCTCGCGGGCGGCGTCCAGGCGCGAGCGGCCGTCCTCCACAAGCCGCGCGGCGGTTTCGCGCACCCGGGCACCGGTGCCCTCCGCAGTCTCCTTCATCATCCCCAGCTTGATGCGGGGGATGTTGGCCGTTTCGGCGAAGCGCCGGCCCCGGGCGTCGCTGCGCGCCTGCCGCTCGCGCAGGGCCTGCGCATCGCGCCGCGCCCGCTTCAGCGCGTGCTCCGCGCTGGCGAACTCGCGCGCGGCGGCCTCGGCCTCCGCGGCGCGCTGGGCGCGGTACAGCTCCCATCCGCCGCCGTAGACGCGGGCTCCGGCGTGCGTCAGTTCCACG
Above is a genomic segment from Longimicrobium terrae containing:
- a CDS encoding ABC-F family ATP-binding cassette domain-containing protein, which produces MSTQTSDVRVIAERLAYSLADGRTLFSDLTLGFGRERTGLVGPNGTGKSTLVRLLAGELRPSAGSVVRTGSIGYLPQDFRVAPDQPLADVLGIAERLSRVDRVLAGEASGDDLDLVNADWDLRERAEAVLARLNLSHLRLDRPVADVSGGEATRVALAGVLLAEPDFLLLDEPTNNLDAAGREALYGFVEGWTGGLLAVSHDRGLLRRMDRIVELTHAGARVYGGGWELYRAQRAAEAEAAAREFASAEHALKRARRDAQALRERQARSDARGRRFAETANIPRIKLGMMKETAEGTGARVRETAARLVEDGRSRLDAARERVDEQARLALDLPSAAVPAGKIVVDVDQVTYRHPGAETAVIDGVSLRITGSERIAIVGRNGGGKTTLLRLMTGELRPERGTVRLGLPSTEVAFFDQHTQRLRDGESVLQNYRATNPDVDETAARHALARFLFEGEAVHQPAGSLSGGQRLRAALACALNGWHPPRLLVLDEPTNHLDLDSLEALESVIRGYDGALLVVSHDAAFLDAIGIGRRIELG